The genomic interval TGAACACCTTCGAGCGGACCGCATCGACGCGGCCCTTGCGGTGCATGATGTTCTTGAACTGGGAATGCCCGGCCATGGCGGGATCGTCTTCTCGTTCGTGCGGGCGGAGGGCTCCTTCACGCAAGAAGGATCCTCGACGCCGCGCGGGATGTGTCGGGGGCTCCGCTTATAGGCTGCGCGACCACTCCGAGGCAACGCGGAGCGGTGACGGCTACGGTTCGATCGTCTTCGCGGCCGGGCGCCCGATCCGTCGCGGGCCATCCGCAACCCCCGGCACACCGCTCTTTCGCGCTGGCATCGGTGGCCGGGTTCGCGGCGGGAGTGATAGAGGTCGTGGGCGAAGACCCGATCCCTCCTCACGGTCTTGCATGAGGCGATCCGATGCCGACGACCGAAACGGGTACGGCCGGCACACAGGGCAAGCGGTGGCGCTTCGGCCTCGCCGCCCTCATCGGTGCGCTGGCCGGGGCAATGCTGTTCCCCAGACCCGCCAGGGGCGGCGCCGGGGAAGACGTCAGGGCTGATCCTGCGCCAAGAGATCCCGGTAGCGCGCCGCCGAGCAGCTGACGACGGTGCCGCCGGAGAGCGGCAGCCAGTTCGGGTCGCTCCACAGGAGGAGACGGTCTTCAGGTCCGCGCCCACCTGCACGATGTCGCCCGCGAGCAGCGCGCCGCGCCCCTCCGCCCCGTCCCGCCAGTGCAGCACGGAGCCGCCGGGGAAGTGGCCGCCGAGGCGCAGCAGGGTCAGACCGGGGGCGAGCGCGCGCTCATCCTCCTCCCAGAACACCGCGCGGTCGTCGGGGCGCATCACCCATTCGCGGTCGCGGGCGTGGAGGTAGACCGGCGCATCGAAGGCTGCCGCCCAATCGGGCATGGTCGTGTATCACCACCGCCGGCCGCAGGCGCCGAGAACCGGTATGGCGCGAGCGCGGTTCAGGGTACAGAATCCGCGATCGCCCCGAGGCTCATCCTCCCGGCTCGGGCAGGCCCCACGACGATGCAGCGCACGCTCTCGCTCCTCCACGCCCTCTGTCTCGGCGTCGTCGGCCTCGCCGGCACGGCGGCCTCGGCCCAGGAGCGGCCCTTCACCCCGTCGCTCACCTGCGGGACGGTGCAGGCCCTGGTGGCGCGGCAGCGCCGTGTCGTGCTTGCCACAAGCCCGAACGCCTACGAGGCGGTGCATCTCGACAGCGGCGATTGCCGCAACGAGGTGACGGCACGGCCCGCCTTCGAGCCGACCCTCGACAATCCGTACTGCTTCGCCGGCTATCGCTGCGTCCAGCGCAACAACGGCGAGAACTCCGGGCGCTGAATCGGCCCGGTGACGCCGCCGCGTCAGCCCCGCCGCAGCAGGCGCTTGGCTTCGGCCCTCGCACGATGCTCGAACCGGGCGAGGCGCAGGCGCCGTTCCAGGGAGATCAGGCCGGCACCCGGCGGCTGGGCAATGATCTCGGCGATGGTCTCGCGCTCGGGGTAGAGGCTTTCCAGCGCCGATCCCGGCATCGTCGCCGAGTCGAGCCGCGCGGCGAAGCCCTCCGCATGAAGGGCACGCACAATGGCGTCCTCCAGCACGAGGCCGGGGGCCTGGGCGCGCAGGGTCTCGTCGTAGGCGGTCTTGAGGAGATGAGCGGTTCCGCCCGAGACCAGGGCGAGGCTCGCCGCGACCGTGCGCCCGTCGAGGCGCAGCAGGTCGGCCCGGACGGTGACGGGACCACCGTCCGGCCGGAACAGCGCGCGGGCGAAGGCTTCCGTCCGCGGGCGGCTGCGCAGGGCCGTGCCGGCCTCGCCCTTCCAGCCGGCCGCTTCGAGGGTGAGGAAATCGTCCAGCGCCCGTTCCAGCGCCGCCCCCTCGGTCGCGGTCTCGACGGTGAGCGTCCCGGCCTCCTCCAAGCGGCGGCGGCGGCGGCGCAGGTCCTTGAGGCGGCTCTTGTGCGGGTGGCCGGCGAGGAAGGCCTCGTAATCGGTCCGCCGGTCGAGGATCGGGCGCTCGAAATGCGCGACGGTGCCGGTCTGCCAGCCGGCCCGCTCCATGGCGGCGAGCAGCCCGAGGCCGAGGCGGGTCTCGGTCGCGAGCAGCGGCCAGCGCCAGGGCCGGCCGCCGGAGGCGAGCGCCAGGCCTTCCACCAGGGCGTCGAGCCGCTCCTCCAGGTCGGGACCGTCGGCGACGAGGGGTGCGCTCGCCGTCACGTAGGGCGAGAGGAAGGGCTGCGCGATCGCCGCGCCGAGCCCGGCGATGTCGGGGCGCAGGGTGAAGGGCAGCAGGGCGGTGATCGCCTCCCCGTCACGGACGACCACCGCCGAGAGGCGGGGATGGCACAGGCCATGATCGCAATGGGCCGCGACGACCGCCCGCGCGTAGAACGGATGCGCGGGGACGGCTCGGACCGCCAGCGCGTCCCAGGCCGACGCCTCGGCAGCGAGCGCGGCAACGGGCTCGGCGGCCGCCCGCGACGATCCGGAGAGGGAAGGGGCGCGCATCACCGGGCGGCACTCCGCTGGGGAAATCCGACGACCGGCGTCGAGAGACCGTGAAGGGACCGGGCGCCGAGCGCCAGAATGAGCCCGCGCAGCGTGGTCGCCAGCGCCACCGCGATGGCCGCGCCGACGACACCGAGCCAGGGCACCAGGGCAAGGCAGAGTCCTGCGGCGAGGACCAGCATCGCCAGGGTGACTCCGGCGCAGAGCCGCTCGCCGCCGAGCATGGTCAGCACGTCCTCGGCCGGGCCGAAAAGGCTCGCCGCGACGCTGCCGGCGACGAGGATCGCCAGAACCGGAAGGCTGGCGCGAAACCCTTCGCCGAACAGGCCGAGCAGCAGCGGCGACACCGCGACGATGGCGAGACCGACGCCCGCCGTCGCCAGGAAGGTCCAGCGCGCCTGCATGCGCACGAGATGCGCAAGGCCGGCCTCGTCGCCGCGCGCGCGGGCGGCGGCGAGGCGCTGGGCGGTCGTGGCGGAGGCCGCGTAATGCACGAAGGCCACGAATTGCTGGATGCGGGTGGCGGCAAAGTAGAGGCCGACGGCCTCCGGGGCTGCGAGGAAGCCGAGGATCACGACATCGACGAAGCCGAAGGCGCTCGCGGCAAGGTCGCCTGCCGCGATCGGCAGGCAAGCGGTCAGCCATAGCCGCCAACGGTAGTGGCGCGGGCCGGCCGGCAGGTGGCGGCGCAGACGCGCCAGCAGGAGCCCGGCCTGAACCGCCGCCGCGAGGCCGGTCGCCGCCAGCGTGCAGGCGATGGCGACCCAGGCCTCGGCCGGCGCGCCCGCGAGCACGGCGCCGATCATCGCGAGCATGATGAGAGCTTGGCGCAGCAGGTAGGGCGGCGCGATGGCGAGCAGCGGCCAGCCCTGGCTGCGGGCCACGCCCTCGAGATAGTCCTGGAAGGCGAAGAGCGGCACGACGACGGCCGCGACGAAGATCGGCGTTCCGTAGGGGCCGGCGAGCAGGCCGCCTTGCGGGAAGGCCACGGCGAGGCCGCCGAGCGACAGGGCGAGCCCCCCGCCGAGGCTCACGAGCGCTCCGCCGAACAGGAAGCCGCGCACGCTGTCGAGCCGGCCCGTCGCCTGATCGGCGGGCAGGAAGCGGCAGGCGCCCTGGGACAGGCCGAAAGTCGCGGTGTGGCCGAGGATGGCGATCCAGACCCAGATCGTGGCGAAGATCCCGTATTCCGCGCCGCCCATCATGCGCGCCATCAGGACCTGCGCCCCGTAGGCGAACCCGGCCGCGCCGATGCGGACCGCGAACACGCCGAGCGCCGAGACGGCGGCCGTGGCGCGCAGGGCCCGAGCCCGCACGAGAAGGGTATCGAGAAAGGAGGTTGGGAGGCCGCCCGCGATCACCTTGTCCGCTGCCATGGGCGCGCCATCCGAAAGGGCGCCGGGCGCGGGTGTGGCCGGCACGCTCGGCGATCAGCCTAGGAAGCGCGGCATTTCGAGCGGGTTAAGAGTGCCTCACAAAACGTCGGCTGCCGGCCCTACGGCTGCTTGGGTGCCGGGCTTGGTCCGGAGCCCGGCGTTCCGGTCTGGGCCGGATCGGGCTTCGTGGTTTCGGACGTGGCGTGGTCCGCCTTCACCGCGTCCGTCTTATTCGGATCGATCTTGCCCGCATCCTTGGCCGCATCCTTGGCCGCATCCGGCTGGAGCAGCGACAGGGTGATCGCCCGCGTGGCATGCTCGGCCATGCAGCGCAGGCCGAGATCGTTGAGCCGGAAATGGCGGCCCAGCATGTGCGCCTCGGTGGTGCGCTGGGTCGAGAGGAAGCGCATTGCGGCGTAGCGGTGGACCAGCGGCACCGCCTCGCGGCGGGCGACGTCCTGCACGGTGCGCACCATCTGGGTGTAATAGGCGTCGTCGGCCAGACTCTCGGTGAAGACGGGGTCGATGAGCACGATGTCGATGCCGTGGGATTTCACCCATTGCACCGATTCGTCGAGCGCCTCGCCGAAGGCCTCGATATCGACGCGGGCCAGAGCATCGTTGGTGCCGACCTGCCAGACGACGAGGTCCGGCTCCATCTCGGCGACCATGGAGCGCAGCCGCTCGCCCGCCCCGCTCGCGACCTCGCCGGGCAGACCGCGGGCCTCGACCTCGACCTGAACGTCGGGCAGCGCCTGCTCCAGGGCGTTTTCCAGCTTCACCGGATAGCTCGCGGAGGCGCCGAGCCCCGCCGAGGAGGAGCCGATGGAGAGGACGTGGATCGGCCGCTTCTCCTTGAGCGCGGCCTTGACCGCCTTGAGCCGCGCCAGGGTGTAGAGCTTCGAGCCCGGCACCCGGCATTCGGGTGACAGGCTCAGGTCGAGTGCCTCGACCGTCGCGGTCGACGGTGCAGCCGGCATTGGTGCGGCGCCCGAGGTCTCGCCGAAGGCGGGCGAGGCGAGACTCAGGCCGAGGAGGACGGCGAGTCGGCGGGCGAGGCGGCGTCGGGTGCCTTGCGCGTCGGCCGCGGTCTGCGGGAACGCCATTCGACGAACCATGCGGTGAAACCCAGTGCGATCAGGCCGAAGCCTACGACCGAAATGTCAACGAAGATACCGCCGCCGGTTTGGAAGCGCACGAACTGTCCGGCGAGGCTCAACAGCGATCCCATCGAGAAGACCGCGAGCGAGTTGCGCCCCAAACCCGACAGAAAGCGGGCAAGGCGCCCGACGCGCGGTGCGATGAGAGCGTAGACACCCTGGAAGGCCAGCACCATCCCGCAGAAATGGATCAGCCGGGCGGGCGAGAGATAGGTCTTGTCGAAGGTGAAGACGAGGCGCGGCTCCGGCGCGAGCATCGGATCGGGCCGCAATTCGAGCACTGCGAGCACGACGCCGACGGTGACGATGACGACGCCGAGCGGCATCAGCCGCGGCCAGAGGCGCTGCAGCCGCTCCGAGCCCCGCGTCGCCTCGTTCGACAGGAAGCCGAGCACCAGCAGCAATTGCCAGCAGAGCGGATCGAAGAACCAATCGCCCTCGCCGGGCCAGGAGGGGAAGTTCCACTCGAAGACGAGGCTCGCCCCGTAGAGCGACAGCGAGAGCGCCAGCAGCAGGAGTCGGCTCACCCGGCCGATCAACACCACCGCCGGGGCGATGGCGATCAGCACCACGTAGAGCGGCAGGATGTTGAAGAAGCCGAGTTGGTGCGTGAGCAGCACGACGCCGACCATGGTCTGGATCGGGTCGGCGAAGAAGCCGCCGGCATTGTGCCATTCGAGGATGAGCGGGTTGTCGAGATAGAGCGCGCATCCGGCGATCAGCGCCAGCGCCAGCGCCATGATGGTGAGTTGCGCGCGGTACACCTCGATCGTGCGCGACAGAAGCCGCAGCACCGTGGTGAGGCGCGGCTCCGGCTGGCCGTCGCGCCCGCGGGTGGCAAGCCCGATCGACCAGCCGGCGAGGAACACGAACAGCTCGGCGGCATCCGAGATGCCGTATTGCGAGAAGGTGTAGCGCTCGAAGACGTTGCCGGGGATGTGGTTGATGAAAATCGTGATCAGCGCGAAGCCGCGCCAGAAATCGATCGCGTTCGGCTCGCGCATCAGGCTCCACGGTCCGGCGGTGTGACGTCGCAGCGGCAGGGTCCCGGCCTCCCGCGCGGCGCGCGAGGCGACCGGTACGGCGCCGTTCCGGGACCCGCGACCCGGAGCGGAAGGCGGCCGTCCTGATAGACCGCGCCGTGGTGGATTGGAAAGCGGTGGTTCGGTGACGAGGGCGCGAGAACGGCCGATCAGGCCGCGCCGTGCAGGTGTCCCGCATGCCACTGGCGCAGGGCGCCGAGGGTGACGACGCCGTCCGGCCAGGCATGACCCTGAAGATGCTGGTGCGGCGCGTCCGGCTCGCCGAGATCGGAGACGGCGGAGAAGGCGCCGTCGAGCCGGTGGCTCTGCGTGTAGCGGCTGCGGGTGGCGAGAACCGGCAGGCCGGCGGCGAGCGCCGAGCGGATGCCGGCCGCCGAATCCTCGAAAGCGATCGCTTCGGACGGATCGATGCCGAGGCGGTGGACGGCAAGGGCGAAGATGTCGGGGGCGGGCTTCTTCTGCGCCGCCTCGTCGCCGGCGGCGATCACGTCGAAGGGCTGCGCGTCGTGCGGGAAATTGAGCCGGAGCAGGAGATCGATGTTCGGCCGGCTCGTGGTGGTCGCCACCGCCAGCCGCACGTTGTCCGCGCGCGCCTCTTCCACCAGACGCCGCACGCCGGGACGGAGCGAGAGTCCGCCGCTCTCGGCCAACGCGCCGTAATGGCGCGTCTTGAGATCGTGGATCTCCGGCATCCGGCGCTTGAGCGCGTGTGCCTCCTCGGGGTGGTATCGCTCGATGTAGTGGACGAGCCGCTCCTTGCCGCCCATCACCTTGAGCAGTTCGGCGTAGAATTCCGGCGACCAGTGCCAGGGCAGGCCGAGCGCGCGAAACGCCTGGTTGAAGCCTTGGCGGTGGAGGTCTTCGGTCTCGGCGAGCGTCCCGTCGACGTCGAAGATCAGCGCCTTCAGCATCGCACGCCGTCCCGCCCGGTGGCCGATTGGGCCGCCTCGCGAATCGCCGCGACGTTTTTTTCGTACTGGGTCGGTCCGCCCTTGAAGGCGGCCGAGCCGGCGACGAGGATGTTGGCACCGGCCTGCGCGGCGGGCCCGGCGGTCTCCGGGGTGATGCCGCCATCGACCGAAATGTCGATGGAGCGGCCCGCCGTCATCGCCTTGATGCGCGCAACGGTCTCCAGAGACGAATGAATGAAGCTCTGGCCGCCGAAGCCGGGATTGACCGTCATCACCAGCACGAGGTCGACCATGTCGAGCAGCGGCTCGATAGCGGAGGCCGGCGTGCCGGGGTTGAGCGCCACGCCCGCGCGCTTGCCCAAGGACCGGATCGTCTGGAGTGAGCGGTGGATGTGCGGACCCGCCTCGACATGGACCGTGATCGCGTCCGCGCCGGCCTCGGCGAAGGCGGCGAGGTAGGGGTCGGCCGGCGCGATCATCAGGTGTACGTCGAAGAGTTTGTCGGTCCACGGCCGCAGCGCCTTCACCACCGCCGGGCCGAAGCTGATGTTGGGCACGAAATGCCCGTCCATCACGTCGAGATGGATCCAGTCGGCGCCGGCTTGCGCGATCGCCCGCGTCTCCTCACCGAGCCTGGAGAAGTCGGCGGCGAGGATCGAGGGTGCGAGAAGGGTCATGGAACGGCTCGAAGCGAACACGGTGCCATTCCGCGAAAACCGCGGACGGCCCTGGGAGGGAGAAGCGTCCTGCAACCGATCTAGTGCATCGGACGGAAAGTTGCGCGTTGGCTTCACGCAAAAAATGCCGGCGCTGATGGGGGCAGGCCGGCATTCGTCACCGATTTCGCCGAGCCGGCCCGGCCAAGACGTCAGGACGTCGACGACAACCGGAAGGCACGCGTCCGCTCCGGACGGTGCCAGGCGGAGGGTTGGTCTTCCGCCCCGGTCCCCAGCGGACACTGCACGATGACGCTGTCACTCCAGCGCCCGTACTTGTAGCCGATCGCCGGAAGGTAGCCGACGCGCGCGAACCCGCAGGCCTCGTGCAGGCGCAGGGAGGCCTCGTTGCTCGCGTCGATGTAGCCGATCATCTGCCGGTAGCCCCCCGCGGCGCAGGCCTCGATCAGCGCCGGCAGAAGCCGGCGCCCGATGCCCGCATGCAGGTGGTCCGGGTGAACGTAGATCGAGTGCTTGAGGGCGTAGCGGTAGGCCGGGCGCTTGCGGAACGGCACGGCGTAGGCGTAGCCGGCGATCTGCCCGCCCCGCTCGGCGACGAGGTGGGGCAGGCGCTTGCTGCGCATGGTCTTGCGCCGCCGCCGCAGCTCGTCGGGCAGCAGGCGTTCCTCCTCGAAGTCGCCGGTATCGCCGACGCCTTTGCGGATGTGGCGCTCATAGATCGCGATCATCGCCGACACGTCGGCATCCGACGAGGGCCGGATCACCACCTCCGCGTGAGTTGGAATCGCCGCCGCGCCCTCCGCCATCAGGCGCCCTCGCGCAGGACGTAGGTGTGGAAGCGGATGCGCCCGTCCGGGTCGCTCTCGCGGTAGACGCCCTGGATCTCGGCCTCGAAGCCGGGGAACAGGTTGGCGGCCGCCTCGAACATCTTGAAATAGTCGAGCATCGGCTTGGCCCGCGCGTCGAGGCGCTCGCCGGGCAGCACGGTGCCGATGCCGGGCGGATAGACCAGCATCAGGGTCGTGGCGATGCGCCCCTCGGCCTCCGCGATCGGCACGTAATCGACCCGGTTGCGGGTGAGCATCTGCGCGGCGGCCTTGGGCGCCATCACCATCTCCGGCAGGTGCTCGGGCATGAACTGCTTGCGCTGGAGCGCCGAGGTGCCCGACTCGCGATGGAAGGCGTGGTAATCGGCGCAGAGGTCGCGCAGGCGCACGCCGCGGTAGCGCTTGGGCCGGCGTGCGACGAATTCCGGCATCGCCTCTTCGAGCGGCACGTTGTCGTCGTGCAGCCGCTTGAAGGCGACGAGGCCGGAGATGAGCGTGCCCGCCTTCGACGATTCGACGCCCGGCGTCAGCAGGAAGAGCAGCGAGTTGAGGTCGTTCTTCTCCGGCACGATCCGGTTCTCGCGCAGGTATTGCGCGACGATCGGCGCCGGCACGCCGTGCTCGGTATAGGCCCCCGTCTTCCGGTCGAAGCCGGGGGTGAGCACGGTGAGCTTGTTGGGGTCGGTGATGGCAAAGCCCGGCGCGACATGGGTGAAGCCGTGCCACGCCGCGCCCGGCGTCAGCTCCCAGTAGCGGGCGTCGGCGGCCAGAGCGTCGGTCGGCACGGACTCCCACGGGATCTCCGTGCCGTCGGGCCCCTTCACCACGTCGGGCACGAAGGGGTCGAAGAACCAGCGCCGCTTCGGGTCGGCCTCGCGCTCCTCGAACTCCTTGCGGATGGCGCGGGCCTTCTTGCGCCACTCGATGCCGAGGCGGATCGTGTCGTCCCACAGCACGACGCCGGAGCGGCCCTTCATCATCTGCGCGCCGACATCGAGCGAGGCGAAGATCGGGTAGAACGGCGAGGTCGAGGCGTGGACGAGGAAGCTCTCGTTCAGGCGCTTGTGCTCGACCCGCCGGGTCTGGCCGCGGATGTGCCCGTCGCGGGTGTGGATCTGGGAGGCCTGGGAGAAGCTGGCGAGCTGCTTGTGGGTCGATTGCGTGGCGATGATGCCCGGCGACGTCTCGTCGAGCCCGGTCAGGCCCATGGCGAAGCGGCGATGGTAGAGCGGATGGAACTTCATGAAGCCCGCCCAGGCCTCGTCGAACAGGATGTAGTCGCACAGATGGCCGATGCGCTCGACGATCGCCTGCGCGTCGTAGATCGTGCCGTCATAGGTGCATTGCTCGATCACGGCGCAGCGGAACGGTCGCTCGCGGCGCCACGCTTCCTTGTCCTTCACGAGCGGGTTGTCGCGGATTTTTTCGCGGATGCGCCCCTCGTCGAGCGCCTCGTGATAGATCGGCCCGATCAAACCGTAAGCATTGCGGTCCGTCTCGAGGAAGATCGGGATGCCGCCGGCCAGCAGCAGCGCGCCGTGATGGGCGGCCTTGTGGTTGTTGCGGTCGAACAGGACGAGGTCGTCCTCGGCCACCAGCGAGCCCAGCACCACCTTGTTGGAGGCCGAGGTGCCGTTGAGGACGAAATAGGTCTTCTCCGCCCCGAAGATCTTCGCGGCCTCCTTCTGCGCCTTGAGCGCGGGCCCCTCGTGGGTCAGCAGGTCACCGAGATCGAGCACCGAGTTGTCGAGGTCATCGCGAAAGATCGCCTCGCCGAGATGCTCCACGAAGATGCGGCCGATGGGCGAGCGGTTGTAGAAGATGCCGCCGTTATGGCCGGGGCAGGTCCAGAGCTGGTTGCCCTCCTCGGCGTAATCGACGAGCGCGCCGAAAAACGGCGTCTTCAGCGTGTCGGCATACTGCGTCACGCGGGAGACGAGGCCGCGGGCGATGAATTCGGGCGTCTCCTCGGCGAGGAAGATGTAGCCGTCGATGAAGTCGAGCAGCTCGACGGGGATGTCCTCCAGCCGCTTGCGGCGGACCATGATGACGATCGGCATCTCCAGGCCGCGCTTGCGCATCATGTCGATGAGCGCGGCCGCCTTGCCCTCGAGTCCGCGCTTGCCCCAATCCACCACGAGGCAGCCGACGGCCGAATCGGTCTGCACCGCGATCGAGGCATCCTCGACGCGCCGCGCCCGCACCACCTCGAAGCCGCGCTTCTCCACCGCCGCGACGATCTGATCGACGCGCGCGCCCTCCAGATCATCCGGATCGAAGGCGGGCGTGCACATCAGCACGGTGAAACGGCGGTGAAAATCCATGGAACGCGGCTCTTCTCACGAACGGAACCCCAGCCTTTCCGGCCCATCCGCGACGATTCGATGACATGATGGCGATGGGCGCCGTCACCGCAGCGTGAGGGGAAAGCTGAGTTCGGTGAAACCTTCGAGGGTCAGCAGCCCGGCGGGCGGCGGCGGAAAGGGGGCGGCTGCCTCCACGGCGCGGGCGGCGCGCTCGCCGAGCACCGCCGGCCCGTCTTCAAGCACGATCCCGCCGAGTGCGCCATCGGCCTCGATCCGCACCCGAACCGTGACCTGCCCGCCCCGGCCCGGCGCCGCGGTGCGATCCGCCATCCCGATGCGGTTGACGATTCCGGCCACCCAGGCCCTGGCCCGCGCATCGACCCGCGGCGCGGCGGAGGCCGGCGCGAGCGGCGCGCTCAGCATCAGCGCCGTAAGGAGAAGGGGCCGAACGGGAAGCGGGAGCAAGGACAGCGACTCCGTGAACAAGAAGGGCGCCGCGTGGCGCCGTCTTCGGGGGATACCCGCCCCGGCTCGATGCGGTGGCGCGAAGCCCGGCCCTCCCGGACCGTAACGCCACCCGTGACGCGAAGTACCGCCAAATGACGGTACCGCCGCGACATTTTGGATCACGCCGGCATGGGTTCGCCATGGGGCCGCAAAGCCGATGGGGCTGACGCGTCGCGCCTGCGCAGCGGACGCCGACGACGGCGTCGCTGGGCGGCTCAGATCGTCGCGGCGGCGCCCCGGCGCAGGTGCTCGTCGAGACGCGGCATGATCTCGACGAAGTTGCAGGGGCGGTGACGATAGTCGAGCTGGCTCGCGAGGATGCCGTCCCAGGCGTCCTTGCAGGCGCCGGGCGAGCCCGGCAGCACGAAGATGTAGGTCGCCCCCGCCACGCCCGCGGTCGCCCGCGACTGAAGGGTCGAGGTGCCGATCTTGTCGTAGGAGATGCGGTGGAAGACCGCCGAGAAGCCGTCCATCCGCTTCTCGAACAGCGGTTCGATCGCCTCCGGGGTCACGTCGCGGCCGGTGAAGCCGGTGCCGCCGGTGGTCAGGATCACGTCGATGCTGGGAT from Methylobacterium sp. AMS5 carries:
- a CDS encoding HAD-IA family hydrolase, with product MLKALIFDVDGTLAETEDLHRQGFNQAFRALGLPWHWSPEFYAELLKVMGGKERLVHYIERYHPEEAHALKRRMPEIHDLKTRHYGALAESGGLSLRPGVRRLVEEARADNVRLAVATTTSRPNIDLLLRLNFPHDAQPFDVIAAGDEAAQKKPAPDIFALAVHRLGIDPSEAIAFEDSAAGIRSALAAGLPVLATRSRYTQSHRLDGAFSAVSDLGEPDAPHQHLQGHAWPDGVVTLGALRQWHAGHLHGAA
- the rpe gene encoding ribulose-phosphate 3-epimerase, yielding MTLLAPSILAADFSRLGEETRAIAQAGADWIHLDVMDGHFVPNISFGPAVVKALRPWTDKLFDVHLMIAPADPYLAAFAEAGADAITVHVEAGPHIHRSLQTIRSLGKRAGVALNPGTPASAIEPLLDMVDLVLVMTVNPGFGGQSFIHSSLETVARIKAMTAGRSIDISVDGGITPETAGPAAQAGANILVAGSAAFKGGPTQYEKNVAAIREAAQSATGRDGVRC
- a CDS encoding polysaccharide biosynthesis C-terminal domain-containing protein, encoding MAADKVIAGGLPTSFLDTLLVRARALRATAAVSALGVFAVRIGAAGFAYGAQVLMARMMGGAEYGIFATIWVWIAILGHTATFGLSQGACRFLPADQATGRLDSVRGFLFGGALVSLGGGLALSLGGLAVAFPQGGLLAGPYGTPIFVAAVVVPLFAFQDYLEGVARSQGWPLLAIAPPYLLRQALIMLAMIGAVLAGAPAEAWVAIACTLAATGLAAAVQAGLLLARLRRHLPAGPRHYRWRLWLTACLPIAAGDLAASAFGFVDVVILGFLAAPEAVGLYFAATRIQQFVAFVHYAASATTAQRLAAARARGDEAGLAHLVRMQARWTFLATAGVGLAIVAVSPLLLGLFGEGFRASLPVLAILVAGSVAASLFGPAEDVLTMLGGERLCAGVTLAMLVLAAGLCLALVPWLGVVGAAIAVALATTLRGLILALGARSLHGLSTPVVGFPQRSAAR
- a CDS encoding GNAT family N-acetyltransferase, with protein sequence MAEGAAAIPTHAEVVIRPSSDADVSAMIAIYERHIRKGVGDTGDFEEERLLPDELRRRRKTMRSKRLPHLVAERGGQIAGYAYAVPFRKRPAYRYALKHSIYVHPDHLHAGIGRRLLPALIEACAAGGYRQMIGYIDASNEASLRLHEACGFARVGYLPAIGYKYGRWSDSVIVQCPLGTGAEDQPSAWHRPERTRAFRLSSTS
- the moaB gene encoding molybdenum cofactor biosynthesis protein B → MTSEPTPRAFIPLAIAVLTVSDTRVLADDKSGDTLAARITGAGHRLAQRDIVPDEIVSIREKVEGWIHDPSIDVILTTGGTGFTGRDVTPEAIEPLFEKRMDGFSAVFHRISYDKIGTSTLQSRATAGVAGATYIFVLPGSPGACKDAWDGILASQLDYRHRPCNFVEIMPRLDEHLRRGAAATI
- a CDS encoding GNAT family N-acetyltransferase, whose product is MRAPSLSGSSRAAAEPVAALAAEASAWDALAVRAVPAHPFYARAVVAAHCDHGLCHPRLSAVVVRDGEAITALLPFTLRPDIAGLGAAIAQPFLSPYVTASAPLVADGPDLEERLDALVEGLALASGGRPWRWPLLATETRLGLGLLAAMERAGWQTGTVAHFERPILDRRTDYEAFLAGHPHKSRLKDLRRRRRRLEEAGTLTVETATEGAALERALDDFLTLEAAGWKGEAGTALRSRPRTEAFARALFRPDGGPVTVRADLLRLDGRTVAASLALVSGGTAHLLKTAYDETLRAQAPGLVLEDAIVRALHAEGFAARLDSATMPGSALESLYPERETIAEIIAQPPGAGLISLERRLRLARFEHRARAEAKRLLRRG
- a CDS encoding OpgC domain-containing protein, yielding MREPNAIDFWRGFALITIFINHIPGNVFERYTFSQYGISDAAELFVFLAGWSIGLATRGRDGQPEPRLTTVLRLLSRTIEVYRAQLTIMALALALIAGCALYLDNPLILEWHNAGGFFADPIQTMVGVVLLTHQLGFFNILPLYVVLIAIAPAVVLIGRVSRLLLLALSLSLYGASLVFEWNFPSWPGEGDWFFDPLCWQLLLVLGFLSNEATRGSERLQRLWPRLMPLGVVIVTVGVVLAVLELRPDPMLAPEPRLVFTFDKTYLSPARLIHFCGMVLAFQGVYALIAPRVGRLARFLSGLGRNSLAVFSMGSLLSLAGQFVRFQTGGGIFVDISVVGFGLIALGFTAWFVEWRSRRPRPTRKAPDAASPADSPSSSA
- a CDS encoding Orn/Lys/Arg decarboxylase N-terminal domain-containing protein, which translates into the protein MDFHRRFTVLMCTPAFDPDDLEGARVDQIVAAVEKRGFEVVRARRVEDASIAVQTDSAVGCLVVDWGKRGLEGKAAALIDMMRKRGLEMPIVIMVRRKRLEDIPVELLDFIDGYIFLAEETPEFIARGLVSRVTQYADTLKTPFFGALVDYAEEGNQLWTCPGHNGGIFYNRSPIGRIFVEHLGEAIFRDDLDNSVLDLGDLLTHEGPALKAQKEAAKIFGAEKTYFVLNGTSASNKVVLGSLVAEDDLVLFDRNNHKAAHHGALLLAGGIPIFLETDRNAYGLIGPIYHEALDEGRIREKIRDNPLVKDKEAWRRERPFRCAVIEQCTYDGTIYDAQAIVERIGHLCDYILFDEAWAGFMKFHPLYHRRFAMGLTGLDETSPGIIATQSTHKQLASFSQASQIHTRDGHIRGQTRRVEHKRLNESFLVHASTSPFYPIFASLDVGAQMMKGRSGVVLWDDTIRLGIEWRKKARAIRKEFEEREADPKRRWFFDPFVPDVVKGPDGTEIPWESVPTDALAADARYWELTPGAAWHGFTHVAPGFAITDPNKLTVLTPGFDRKTGAYTEHGVPAPIVAQYLRENRIVPEKNDLNSLLFLLTPGVESSKAGTLISGLVAFKRLHDDNVPLEEAMPEFVARRPKRYRGVRLRDLCADYHAFHRESGTSALQRKQFMPEHLPEMVMAPKAAAQMLTRNRVDYVPIAEAEGRIATTLMLVYPPGIGTVLPGERLDARAKPMLDYFKMFEAAANLFPGFEAEIQGVYRESDPDGRIRFHTYVLREGA
- a CDS encoding energy transducer TonB codes for the protein MLPLPVRPLLLTALMLSAPLAPASAAPRVDARARAWVAGIVNRIGMADRTAAPGRGGQVTVRVRIEADGALGGIVLEDGPAVLGERAARAVEAAAPFPPPPAGLLTLEGFTELSFPLTLR
- a CDS encoding GDSL-type esterase/lipase family protein, whose translation is MAFPQTAADAQGTRRRLARRLAVLLGLSLASPAFGETSGAAPMPAAPSTATVEALDLSLSPECRVPGSKLYTLARLKAVKAALKEKRPIHVLSIGSSSAGLGASASYPVKLENALEQALPDVQVEVEARGLPGEVASGAGERLRSMVAEMEPDLVVWQVGTNDALARVDIEAFGEALDESVQWVKSHGIDIVLIDPVFTESLADDAYYTQMVRTVQDVARREAVPLVHRYAAMRFLSTQRTTEAHMLGRHFRLNDLGLRCMAEHATRAITLSLLQPDAAKDAAKDAGKIDPNKTDAVKADHATSETTKPDPAQTGTPGSGPSPAPKQP